Below is a genomic region from Candidatus Acidiferrales bacterium.
GAAGGAACCGCTATCATGAACCTGGTTTTCTGCGGCACGCCCGAGTTCGCCGTTCCCACGCTGCGCAAGCTGCTGGTGGAAAAGTTTCCCGTCCAGGCGGTGGTTACGCAGCCTGACCGGGCGCGCGGGCGCGGGCAGAAAGTTTCTGCCGCGCCGGTAAAGGAAGTCGCGCTCGAGCACGGCCTTCATGTTTATCAGCCGGAAAAAATGCGCAGCGAATCAGCGCGGCAATTTTTCGAGCGAGCCCGGCCGGACGCCGTCGCGATTATCGCCTACGGACAGATCATCCCGGCGGACCTGCTCGCCATCCCGAAATATGGTTGGATCAACCTGCATGCATCCCTCCTGCCCAAATACCGGGGAGCGGCGCCTGTCCAGTGGGCGATTGTGAACGGCGAGAGCGCGACCGGCGTAACCACCATGAGAATTGATCCGGGGATGGACACCGGCCCCATCCTCTTGCAGCAGGAAGTGGAAATTGCTCCTGGCGATACCGCCGGAACGCTCGCCGGCCGCCTCAGCGCGCTCGGCGCCGACCTGATGGTTCGGACGTTGCGCGGGCTTGAAGCCGGGACGATCATCGAGAGACCGCAGGAAAACGCGCTCGCTACCTACGCGCCCCGTATCAAGAAAGACGAGGGGCGGATCGACTGGAATCTCAAGGCGGAACAAATTCACAACCGGATTCGCGGCTTTGCGCCCTGGCCGGGGGCCTTCACTTCTTTTCGCGGTCAGTTGTGCCACCTTTGGCGAAGCTGGCCGGAAGCCGGCCCGCTTCGAGCGCATCCGCCGGGAACCATTTTTGTGGAATCCGGCCGGCTTATGGTCACCTGTGGCGGCCAGACTCCTCTGCGGGTGGACGAGCTTCAACTGGAAAATCGGAAGCGCATCTCGGCGCTTGATTTCATGAATGGGATGAAGCTCCTGACCGGCGACAAATTTTGCTGACTGGCAACGATGGGGAACAGGTGCCCCTCACTGCTTCTCGCCAAATCGCGTTTCAAATTTTGGCCCGGGTCGAGCGCACGGCCAGCTACGCCACTGAGCTGCTGCACTCGCCCCTGACGGCAAACCTGAAGGAAGA
It encodes:
- the fmt gene encoding methionyl-tRNA formyltransferase, with amino-acid sequence MNLVFCGTPEFAVPTLRKLLVEKFPVQAVVTQPDRARGRGQKVSAAPVKEVALEHGLHVYQPEKMRSESARQFFERARPDAVAIIAYGQIIPADLLAIPKYGWINLHASLLPKYRGAAPVQWAIVNGESATGVTTMRIDPGMDTGPILLQQEVEIAPGDTAGTLAGRLSALGADLMVRTLRGLEAGTIIERPQENALATYAPRIKKDEGRIDWNLKAEQIHNRIRGFAPWPGAFTSFRGQLCHLWRSWPEAGPLRAHPPGTIFVESGRLMVTCGGQTPLRVDELQLENRKRISALDFMNGMKLLTGDKFC